Proteins encoded in a region of the Raphanus sativus cultivar WK10039 chromosome 8, ASM80110v3, whole genome shotgun sequence genome:
- the LOC130494382 gene encoding DNA-damage-repair/toleration protein DRT111, chloroplastic codes for MLGGLYGDLPPPSDDDKPTGNSSSSSVWSSSTKMAPPTLRKPPAFAPTQTIIRPQSKPKPQYKPPPPPPPPTQSIITPAPPSQPALVGVTSSVIEEYDPARPNDYEEYRREKKKKAMEAEMKRELDKRRREEEEREEMEKKKERERERERFDHHQTPLNISGEEAWKRRAAMSGGKRGRSSSPPPHAGNGVDDGFSMGTSETSGLGVGAGGQMTAAERMMAKMGWKQGQGLGKSEQGITTPLMAKKTDRRAGVIVNASEKKVVAAVVKGVNISGEPTRVLLLRNMVGPGEVDDELEEEVGSECGKYGTVTRVLIFEITQPNFPTHEAVRIFVQFSRPEETTKALVDLDGRFFGGRTVRATFYDESKFSKNELAPVPGEIPGY; via the exons ATGCTAGGTGGATTGTACGGAGATCTCCCTCCGCCGTCAGATGATGACAAACCCACCGGAaactcctcttcctcctccgtcTGGTCAAGCAGCACCAAGATGGCGCCGCCTACGCTTCGCAAACCACCCGCTTTTGCTCCGACGCAGACCATCATCAGACCTCAGAGCAAGCCCAAGCCTCAGTAcaagcctcctcctcctcctcctcctcctacacAATCGATTATCACTCCGGCGCCGCCGTCGCAACCGGCGTTGGTCGGCGTGACATCATCGGTGATCGAAGAGTACGATCCGGCGAGACCGAACGACTACGAGGAGTACCGGcgcgagaagaagaagaaagccaTGGAAGCGGAGATGAAGCGGGAGCTCGACAAGAGACGGCgcgaggaggaggagagggaagagatggagaagaagaaggagagggaaagagaaagagagcgTTTCGATCATCACCAGACTCCGCTGAACATCTCCGGCGAGGAGGCGTGGAAGAGACGCGCCGCCATGAGCGGTGGGAAGCGTGGAAGATCCTCTTCTCCTCCGCCGCATGCGGGGAACGGCGTCGACGACGGGTTTAGCATGGGGACGTCGGAGACGAGCGGGTTGGGAGTCGGGGCGGGGGGGCAGATGACGGCGGCGGAGAGGATGATGGCGAAGATGGGGTGGAAACAAGGGCAGGGGCTTGGGAAATCTGAGCAAGGGATCACGACGCCGTTGATGGCGAAGAAGACTGATCGGAGAGCTGGTGTCATTGTCAATGCTAGCGAGAAGAAGGTTGTCGCTGCCGTCGTCAAGGGTGTGAATATCAGTGGTGAACCAACCAGGGTCTTGCTTCTTAGAAACATG GTTGGACCAGGAGAAGTAGATGATGAGCTAGAAGAGGAGGTGGGATCGGAGTGTGGCAAATACGGAACAGTCACTCGTGTACTGATATTCGAGATCACTCAACCAAACTTCCCTACACACGAAGCAGTCAGAATCTTTGTTCAGTTTTCAAGGCCTGAGGAAACAACTAAAGCCCTTGTGGACCTTGATGGGCGATTCTTTGGAGGAAGGACGGTACGTGCAACGTTTTACGATGAATCCAAATTCAGTAAGAACGAGTTGGCTCCAGTACCAGGTGAAATCCCTGGCTATTAG
- the LOC108819612 gene encoding F-box protein At1g30790 translates to MKRKQIDHIPLDLLVEILIRLPAKSLIKFKTVSKIWLSIILSRVFIDSFVSISSTRSRFLVAFNNGVFAKRGEKRLFFFSSSQEGPESANHYMTLRNLDVSTLIGSCASVHGFMGCQISPRYMICNPSTRQVILLPTLPISPERHPSPDIRGTCLGYDPVSDQFKALSLISSRLRNHDHVEHLVLTLKGDKRKYSWRQIQGNYYSIPPYSPVTMRVCIRGKVYYGAWTPKFGMEPVIVCFDVRSEKLTFIKAPSRDVLFWQSDSLLLEYKGKLASIVRYPFDIFDSFDLWILEDVEKHEWSKQTCAFPLSWWDSVSSLKMSFPGTNKAGELILAPRYLDHQVGPYYIFYYNVETNNIRRVRLQGIADDEEFRHSYGFGKTIRESHAVYITPEHVENLRVL, encoded by the coding sequence ATGAAACGCAAGCAAATAGATCATATCCCTCTTGATCTACTTGTCGAGATTCTCATCAGATTACCAGCAAAGTCTCTTATCAAGTTCAAAACCGTTTCCAAGATATGGTTGTCCATTATCCTGAGCCGTGTATTCATCGATTCCTTCGTATCCATCTCCTCGACACGGTCGCGTTTTTTAGTAGCTTTCAACAACGGTGTCTTCGCCAAGCGTGGGGAGAAAcgtttgttcttcttctcctcttcacaGGAGGGACCTGAATCTGCTAATCACTACATGACACTGCGTAACCTCGATGTTTCTACTCTCATTGGGTCTTGTGCTTCCGTCCATGGCTTTATGGGTTGTCAAATTTCACCTAGGTACATGATCTGTAATCCTAGCACCAGACAAGTCATCCTCTTACCCACCTTACCCATCTCACCCGAACGTCATCCCTCTCCCGATATTAGAGGCACATGCTTGGGTTATGATCCTGTCTCTGATCAATTCAAAGCTTTGTCCCTCATTTCTTCTCGCCTACGTAATCATGACCATGTAGAGCACCTTGTGTTAACTCTAAAAggtgacaaaagaaaatattcatgGAGGCAGATCCAAGGTAACTACTACAGCATACCACCTTATTCACCTGTAACTATGAGAGTATGCATCAGAGGGAAAGTGTATTATGGTGCTTGGACTCCTAAATTTGGTATGGAACCAGTGATTGTTTGTTTTGATGTTAGATCTGAGAAGCTAACTTTTATCAAAGCACCTAGCAGAGATGTCCTTTTCTGGCAGTCTGATTCCCTTTTACTGGAATACAAAGGGAAGCTAGCCTCCATTGTTAGATACCCTTTTGATATTTTCGATAGTTTTGATTTGTGGATACTAGAGGATGTTGAAAAACATGAATGGTCAAAGCAGACATGCGCGTTTCCGCTCTCGTGGTGGGATTCTGTTTCGTCTTTAAAAATGTCCTTTCCTGGGACCAACAAGGCTGGTGAGCTCATTTTAGCACCAAGATACTTGGACCACCAAGTTGGACCCTACTACATTTTCTATTACAATGTAGAAACAAATAACATCAGAAGAGTTAGGCTCCAAGGAATTGCTGATGATGAAGAGTTTAGGCACTCTTATGGATTTGGAAAAACAATTCGTGAATCTCATGCTGTCTACATTACACCGGAACATGTCGAAAATCTAAGAGTTTTGTAA